A single region of the Lotus japonicus ecotype B-129 chromosome 4, LjGifu_v1.2 genome encodes:
- the LOC130712473 gene encoding uncharacterized protein LOC130712473 has product MVAGRNDEAIAEALAMMASAIGQGQQANLGNRNQDEFCALGKFQRNNPPTFEGAYDPDKAQAWLKAIEKIFRVMNCTDTQKVQFGTHMLEKEAEDWWDNTVQRFEGDGMVITWDLFKGAFLEKYYPEDVCGKKEIEFLELKQGNGTVAEYATKFEELIKFCPHYNTAESERSKCNKFVNGLRPEIKKVVGYQQIIRFSDLVNRSRIYDEDSRESAAH; this is encoded by the coding sequence ATGGTTGCCGGAAGGAATGATGAAGCTATCGCTGAGGCATTGGCAATGATGGCTAGCGCCATTGGGCAAGGTCAGCAAGCGAACCTTGGGAACCGTAATCAGGATGAATTTTGTGCTTTGGGAAAGTTTCAGAGGAACAATCCGCCAACCTTTGAAGGAGCATACGACCCTGACAAAGCACAGGCATGGCTGAAAgcaattgagaagatctttcgaGTCATGAATTGTACTGACACGCAGAAGGTGCAGTTTGGCACCCATATGCTTgagaaagaagctgaagattggtGGGACAACACTGTTCAGAGGTTTGAAGGTGATGGGATGGTGATTACTTGGGATCTTTTCAAGGGTGcatttctggagaagtactATCCAGAAGATGTGTGtggaaagaaggaaattgagTTTCTTGAACTGAAGCAGGGTAATGGAACCGTGGCGGagtatgctacaaagtttgaGGAATTGATTAAGTTTTGTCCCCACTACAATACTGCCGAATCTGAGAGATCTAAGTGTAACAagtttgtgaatggtttgagacCTGAGATCAAGAAGGTTGTGGGATATCAACAGATTATCCGATTTTCTGACCTGGTTAACAGGAGTAGGATATATGATGAGGATAGCAGGGAAAGTGCTGCTCACTAG